GTGGATGCCAAGGATACGACGGAGGCAGCGCTGATGAAAACGTTCAAGGATTCGTAGATGCTTGCGGTAAGCTACCCATGAATCAGAGCCGTACAGGAGGGTGGTCAGAACCACAGCTGGTACACACTGATTTTGGTGCCCTTCAGGTGCTTGTTGTTCCACACTTGTGTATAAGAAGTTGGTAAACTAGTAATtaagcacccagcaaacacaaaacgttttcgacatcattcacaaaaagttataaaaggttgtcagaaaacgtttaaatgtcgggttatataaagggaatattaagagtataaaacgttttcataaccttaaaaaacatttttaataatctactgctcagcaaataaaaatgttttacagaaaacgtttaaatgtcgggttatataaagggtataaaaacgttttaataacattccaaaaacattcttgaaaacttgatacaaaacattctaaacagaatgttagtttgggtttgaaaaaatattttttgaaaaatgtttgcccaaaatattttaaataacgttttaaaaacgttttcatgacctttatataacccgacatttaaatgttattaaaaggttttgaaaaaacatttaaagaatatttctgtgtttgctgggttcaaatattttaacatgttattttagtattgactcaatatttggccaaaatgtttgcaaaaatagtttacaataacattttttgaaaacatttaaaaatattgttgtagtgtgttttcatacaaaaacgttttaaaacgttatcatgacctttatataaacccgacattttaatgttattaaaacgtttttacctaaaccaaaagctaaaaaaaacttatttaaaacgtttttaaaacgtttttgtgtttgctgggcagatgCGTGAAAGTTTTTCATATCATATGAGTCGCCCGCTCGGTTTTATGGCGCCAAAAGCCGCCGACTGCACCCCGCCAGTCACTGAGTGGGTAATGGTGGTCTCTTGTGCGCAATAGAAGTTATTTTGGAAGAACCCCACACACGACCTCCCCACTCATCCTGAATgtagtttaaagccataatgtgtgatttgcttcatagcgacgccctcaattttactcggatttctactttttgcataattataatgcccagtggtatactaaaataccatgtaaaagactaagcctgaagtgcttcaaTAACCGTaacatttaactttttgtattaaaaccgggtcgacccggttttattcagagttcaacgatcgagtacttgctaacatgtaccgtggatgtcagcttgtatgtacacacgtcgagcacgatgctccgtgcagttacatgtaatacgatcggcgagcgtagtacatgcattgtaggtgttggaatgaatcgcaattttcttcattatacctcatttgtttggcttgaaattaaaaggggataatgtgtaatgtgatcagtgaaaacaaacattgaaataagaatctattctttatgcaaatcacacattattgctttaacgtcATACCCATGACTGAGATGTAATGGAGTCCCGCAGGTGAGAGTGCATTAAGAGCATGAACATCtcggtacaagtgcattattttgtatatacaatgtctcgagcaacaagtgatacgtatttattaacctatttcatacatgagaaaaAGGTGTGGGGTGGGTGAGGcagtggatcacgaagtgccccgtAAATGCGAGTGGGATAGCAGGACTTATAGTcacccagttttagccatttactaaaaaactgcagtatttcttaatattatattgCGTTCAAGCCTGGTGCCCAAACTACAGGAAGGATATAGACATGATTGAGAAAGTACagcgcagggcaacaaagctgaTTCCAAGTCTGAGATCCAAAGAATACACCCAAAGGCTGAAAGAGTTGAAGTTGTACAGTCTAGAATGGAGACGATTGAGAGGTGACCTGATTGAGACTTTCAAAATCTTAAACGGTCTGGAGGGCATTCAGGAGCAGACTATGTTCACAAGAGACGAGAATCATCTGCGGGGACACAGTGACAAGCTGTTTAAACCAGCACTGAAGAAAGGGCTGAACTGTAGGAGCAAGTTCTTCTCCATAAGAGTTGTCAACCACTGGAACAGTCTCCCAGGAAATGTTGTGATGGCAAAATCTGTAAATGAATTCAAGAATAAGATAGATACCTATTGGCAGCACGAATTTGGATATGGGTTCATAAAGGCTAATTAACCTAACTATTGCCCATCAacctaagtgtaagtgtaagtgtaagtatattaatataggaaatgagtcaaggacgCTCATAATCGCAttaatatttccataggtcttgcggttcttgagttaaggtcaataatatatcaaaacgaaagttttggaCGTTTTCCCCTCCCGAAAAAAATCATCGGGCGGAAATGACACCCTCCCCCTCCTTATATCAAACCGCGTGATCTCCTTTATCATGTGTATAGAACCCAAAtgattcctcttgtgtgtcagttaTAGTTGTCTCACTCAATATGCTCCTCTCCGACCCTCCTTTAGGGAGAGAAATTGCAATTCAAATCTAGTCTATCGAATTGCCAAGTAGAAAACACATAGCGCTGATCACCCAAAAGTCCAAAATAATCCACATATCGACTATTATCCAAGATTTTGATTACATTTATTATATAGAAAagcttttcaaaataattaaatttttaattgtttttcatttaaatctcTTTATGGATTGTATGACGGCTGCCGTATGCAGTTACAAATATTTTCTGCACTTTATTCAAGAATTCACGCACATAATATCGATACCACCAGAAttgaaacttacttgattttgtAGTTTTATTCTCCTCCACTAACGACAGAAGTTGATTTGTGCTTCCAACATGTCTAACATTTCCATCAGTTATTCCCTTTTCAAGTCGAGTGACGATATTGAAAGGTGATCTCAAGATAAGTTTATTTTTTAGTTGTGAATTGACAAACAGTACAATTAAAAGGATGATAGTAGCAAGGAATAATATCAAACGGTAGGTAAATTTCATGATGAATTTTTAATAGTGCCAAAGGTGTGTCTGTAAGAAACACAGATTAACACCGCAAATGTATAATGTATTCAGATTATAATTTTAACAGCATCTGTCCGATATATCGATCATGGACGTGATTCGATACACGTCGTCATTGCGTAAACTTATTTGCATTTTATTCACATAATCAGTTTTACAGACAATATACAAACACCCTCGTTgtatttcaaaattagtgatgAAAATCACCAAATTCTTAAAATCCGGATCTGTTACATTAGCTCCAAGTGTAGTATTATGTACAATGCACACCGTTTATTAGCAGCCCAACGTTCATTGCGCTTAGTTACGTCATTAAAGGGCACATcttttgcaaaaacaagtttaactccattcgaagagaataatgattacattacaagttgacactcgttagactctcgttgcaattttttaattCGTATTTTTCCTGAATAAAtacaaattgtgttggtaaagtgCTGGCTCGTACGGCCCTTTACAGCattcgaagcgaaattgatttccatTGCAGCAGACTGGCGACATACATTATGAACAGTAGTCTCTTCcgtagccagtttggttacgcgtaaccaaactggctgtgtaggatcAAACCACCCTACcgctttagtgttgacaaaacacTGCACTTTACATAATAATAAAGTGAAAGTGAAAGTGTTACAATTTCAGCCACGAAGGCTCTATTTTTATCCATCTGAACTTCAAGCACTAGTGGAAAAttcaaaatgagaattctttcaaaacgatgagaattggacaaaagtatgagaatttaaaattttctcattcagGTAAAAAGttctcattcaaatgaatgagaaataccaattaacgtgtcaaccacctgttacattgttttaaatgtgAAAATTAACCACTTGTGACAGGTGTTGACTcggtaattaatatttctcattcatttggatgagaaaattttatatgaatgagaaaattttaaattctcatacttttgtccaattctcatcgttttgaaagaattctcattttgaaTTTTCCACTAGTGAAGCTGTACCCCTtatttcgcttttgctcggggtcctgaaccctcggggcccatggacttcgtccaccctgtccacccgcttgctacgcaccTGCAAGTTTGGTAATCGGcgattagagaatgaatttggagaaaaccttctgataattacaaacactcgctgagcagcaagaccttccctctaaacttttaatccgataagctgattatctatttgttttcatgaattggaagacattctttgatgtattactgagctcaatcatctgaaattacttgagcgtgaaccacccaggctggtggctcagcatagcagttattttattaacagaaggttttctccaaattcgtttcctaatgtataTTATCTATTCATATTTCTACCACTTCAAACAGAGATTAGCCAGAGTAAAAAGATTGGAGCTGTATGACAAATATTTCTATAGACTAttggtacaagcttattatcctcttcaacaataggattaatgattggctTAGAAtgtgcttggtagaaaatgagatATATGTAGGACGCGACTTAGGGTACCAtatgctgtaacgggtcacatttgAGTAAAAgtcaatactactactactactactactacaaagttCTTAGGGGCGCAATTCGCAAAGAAAGCATCGTTGCGCTTACAgtaaaaaacaaatacataagaaaaccagTTCAGAATAAAACAGTTAAGAATAAATAAGTTTTGAGTGTCTGTTTGAAAAGAGTGACCGATGGCGAAAGTCTGATTTCTGTTGGTAATGAGTTCCAGCGCTTAACACCAGCTACAGGGAAACGACGATCACCGGCGACACTGGTGGATCTATCAGCCAGGAGACGCGTGGTGTCATTACTTGATCTGAGAGTCCTTTGAGGAATATAAGGAGTCAGTTTGTTGGAGATGTACTTCgcactacgaacttacacactatacCACTGTATCTAAATGctcgacagctttgtaaggtcaaacttttcactgtgaggttaccacgcttgcgcggaagatgttttgtgtgacctttatgctaattcagtgacccgtgttcactcaCGCTGCACTGCACTGCCCGCCGtgattcaaatcatcctccagacacgctccataagatatgctaatgcatggagtacaaagaattactttgatcaataccagttaaacaggtgattggtattgtactccatgcatttgcatatgtcttctggagcgtgtctggaggatgatttgattcacggcggGCAGTGCAGTACaacttaggccgagtaaaaataaaaacatgtttctcgtctgggtttaaaaaaaaggaggaagaggggcttgaggccctttttattttattattctggtaggtacgccccctctagtgatcacagaaccatccagaagtgtttcttgcatattagcaaggctatagaaagcatctcaacttccaagacatcgttcttcaaaagttttgactgaatttaaaaataaaaataaattagaaGCGgtctcaaaaaggaagcgggaggagacgagaaacatgttttattttcactcggccttatgatcttccgtgcaagcaccttATACACGtagaaacgggaaaatccgaaatGTTACTCAATTTTGGTCCAACTTTAGcgtaaatgtaacacaaaactcgaaaatgtaacacgttaaaacttgCACAGTGTTATACTATGCAGTTTTCCGATGATggaaaaaatcaaagtattcatcgaaAAAATCCACGAAATTGTGAATTTTGCAATGAAATTTATACCCCCAAATGTTCTAGAATTGTCAACTAGCCTGAAAATTCCGATGATCAAAAAGATGtgcgctgaaaaatgtcattattttccttatttcttcaccgattttcaaggtttaaaaaacttTGTGTAGATTACCATTTTGTATAAATGCTAGTAGAAAGTTATCGGATTCAAAGCATCATTCAACCCTCAAACACCTTTCTAACATCCCTGTGCCGAACACACGAAGATGAAAAGTTGggctggtcattcggcaaacatcggcaggaTCTCGCTGAGTCTATTGTGATTGGTCCAGCGCCTGGAGCATGCGCGggtaatttaacaagcatttggatacagtaatatttgtagtgctTCGGAGCAAGGTTGTTGAGAGACTTGAAAATATACAGAAGAATTTTGAAACTGATGCGTTTATCAATGCTGAGCCAGTGGAGAGATGAGACTAATGGGTGAGCTTCGACTCGACGCCCAACAGCAAAGATGACACGCGCGGCGGAGTTCTGAAGTCTTTGGAGACGGCTTATGTCTTTTGCAGAGAGCTGAAGGAAGAGTGCGTTACAATAGTCGAGCCTGGAGAGTATCAGTGCTCTTACTGCATGTGAAAGTTAAAACTAAATTTATTAGAGTATATTCTATTAGATGTGAGCTCCATTTGTGGTACTTCCATTTGTAGGTGGTGATTCCCCATCCACTATTACACTTGTTGCTACAACAGTTGGTTCCGATCCATAAAGTGGATTATCAATTGTAAGACTTTCACCAGTTGCTttcgcatttttctcataaataacaCATCTTGGGAAATGTCTGGATAGTTTTTCCTTATACTTCTGAGATGTATGGGATATAAAAACCATTAAGAGGGCAACCGATAACAATGTAGATAAACCGGTAAAGACTATCACAACGGAACTGGTGGTGTTGCTGTTTGTGTTGGTTAATAGGGAGTTAGTTTGTTTCGGTTCGCTCGTTGTCCTCTCTGTAAAAGAGTTAAAGATATAAATTATTAGATTACTTATGATTTATAGTAAAACCAAGGtatttgttgattgattgattgattgattgattgattgattgattgattgattgattgattgattgattgattgattgattgatttatttattatttatttatttcagagGCACGCATGAACAATATCTTGGAGATTGGCGATAACGCAATACGGGGAGCATCGCTCACCTCAAATTTATGGCACCCAAGAAGAAAATTGCAGATTAAATTTATGAATACTAGTATATTCCAAATGCCCACTAAAACCACTAAGAATGAACTATGCTTGAGAACTCAGTTCTAGCTTAGAATCAGGTCCACGAAGGGGGCGTGTGACGGCCCAAAATGTGTAATGACAGAGAGGGCCTGCCACCTCAGTACTATATATAAAACAATGCATCGAACCCATTCTGTACATTTTATGGCTTCCTCAGTGTCGACTGCTCACATTTGTATCttaaacccatgagaactacatgccgattggccaaaatgaatattgtgtccaattttgcaccaatcaagaagggtattaataagatcatctgcaaatctaagtttgaccatgaatagtttaaagcctagtcataattggcaattgaaatgagcatttcaagttatcaacaaatcagaaatgctgttagatgactagGAGTAGTGTCCAGGTGCATTTGTATCTTAACCACGGTTTCCAAATTCCGTAGCCGCAATTGCATGAGAATAAAAGTACGGTAATCCTTCCTTttggtaaaatgttttgtgttttctgCTTTAGTAAGTAATTGTTGCTGATATTACACCTCTTTTTAATGAACTGGCTGGGAGATTCTTACCATCCTCGCATGATCCTTGTGTAACAGTTGGGTTATCCAGTCCGATTACACCAGGCTTGTCGCCTAATATGCCAATAAATATCACCTGCATTGTTCAAAACaagtattttattaatttatcacAATAAAGATTTGTAAGGTCTCAAATGTATACATTTTGATGtcacaataagccaaatcggcattgaaatatgaaatgcattgtgggacagtttttgcagttttgggacactttgccctctgcgtacacaaaataatttacaatttggTAACATTTAATCTAGGCAACAGAGTTATGTATTTTGAAATTACCTTAAATTGTTCTCCAACATTACTGCTGTCCAGATTCGTTCTACAGTGTTGCCAGCCTTGCATGTCTTCATCAGCGACCAATGTCAAAATATTGGATTCAGTACCATTATGTGCTTGAATTGCCACAGTCATTGTAGTAGATGTGGAATTTTGTGGTAGAAAGTAGTCCAATTCAACACAATGTTGGTTTGTATATCCATCGATGACATGAGATTCTAATGTGGCAATGTGTTTTGTGGGACTTGTTGATGGAGAGGTTAGGAACAAGTATGATCTTTCACCTACATATAATATagatataacaagtattatttttcaggtgactaactttggaataataattattaaaagtgctcaaacccattacaggtaaGCTTAGAAACAAAATCatagtatagacctctggaaaaagCAACCGTTACAACTAGTTTCACTGCATACCCTCACTTATGATCATTGGGTATACCCAGGGCCggtcatcagacggataatttgtcatggtttcaactcaACAGTAATGCATATATATGTATATGCATTCTGTGGTGTCAGAACCATAAGCCACCTCCAAAAGtggtcgaaagtgctcaaccactataaatagtgggggcgtaatataacaagtattatttttcaggtgactaacttaaTAATATAGATATGATAGAATGAGAATGTAATCTAGTCTCTAGATTTTATGTAGTGAACTGGTGCATTCCATATTTTAATAATATGCAATTTCACAATAGGCCCTATATATTAATTCTAGTTGAGGTCATCTTTGCATTACAACATATCCACTTTAatagagaataaaagtattacAATGAGACCAAGCAGTGCAGTGTATTTGTCTTaatttgtgaccatccatctcaaaccgctcgtaaagtcggcaaattgtatttcgagttacagtgcaaaatgtgcataaaggttgtattcatatttacctaatgtttgtcctacatgtttctcattttagtgtcagtcaaacgccactctttaatcctattgttgaagaggatgataagtttatacttatgtatagagttagtaaatagctctatagtctttgtttgctttggccaaattctgttcaagtggtgggttaactaacaatcaacaatgagaggacattcctgaacctcgttgacttggggatgatttgaagtgaccgccaattatgacaatttgatatgtaataccagcgatgtggacaagagaaataatgtaggaccaaaataatgtacccttttactgaaggagcaaagtttaacaagtcataactccgcttctggatattgtttgaagtcaaataatatatcattgtatatattttctaaacacggaagaaaacaaaattgaccagggccgactatacgagcgtttcgacgtggacggtcacatatttgagtgcaaacactgctaggtcaCTGCTCATCGCCAACCTGCCCTAACATAGTTATTCTGTGGTAGAGCTACATTATACTgtattaaaggatgtctccggcacccgggctccggcaatcacaacattatgccttatatgatagcgaattaattatcaagcacgaatcgagTGGTTTTATGTGTGGCGCCgcaattgtccagtgcaatgacgtcccagtaaaacAATGAACGCTGACAACAATAGAGCACAATTAACCATGACGtaattgcactagacaatttcggcgcgggaatttgaatatcgcatgttgataGCCGGCTGTTTTTTCtcctttttatggtcaatatgagtttgttttaaataaaaccatgtgattcgtgcctgataattatttttctaacatacaagacatgatgttgtgattgccggagacatcctttaatatGATAAGATCGTCCATTGCGGATTCACCTAGTTAGCAATATCATTCCCAGTTTAGATGATTCTATAgcaacatgaaataaatttaaaaaaagacccTCTCACCTGGTGAATCGATAGGTGGGTTCTTTACGTTATGGTTATACCACTCCCAGTCAAGATCATCCTCATCACTCTGTTTGTAGCCACACCAATCCCCAACATTATCAAAGGAACATGAGGATTCCTTCAAGTGGCCTCCACATGGTTGTCTTAAGATAATGATGTCATCGATGGCAATGTCACCATATGGAATCATATCTACGGAAGCTTCAAATATCAActaaaaaagaacatacagaggTTGATGGTCTGCAATTAGTAATGTTGTGCTGTATTATTGCAAATTGTATAGGGCATTGAGTTTTTATATCAAAGAGTGAAGCAGCGTGGAAAACAATGGACAAAAAATTTCAAACACTAAACTTATATAATAGTTAATACAAGTTTGTTGAGAGTACAATCataaattaaaacgtttttgtcaaGACAATAGTTTTTGGTTTGTAAATAGTTTCGTCTTCCCTCCCCCCTCAGAGTTTACCACTCAAAATAAAAAAAGACTTCCACTATTTGTTTCAAAAGTTTGCAAAATTTTAGGCAAATAGTTTTCCCGCTCCCCGTTCTCTTTCCCCCAATACCCATAAAACCTCAAGACACACTTCAAAATAGAAGTGATACAggagtaaagctgaatttatactccgtcGCTGAgcaacgagcgattggtatttgaccaatgaggtagcgtgGTTTTgtcaacgcaacaaaaagcgctccgcctcattggctaaaaaccaatcgctatcgctcagcccGAGGCTGAGACttttaaaataggcctaatgtCCGGGGTGTCACTACATGCACATGTGAGTGACGCCTCTCCTCCTCCAGCGAACAACCCAAATTCTTACCTGAAATTTGCTGTTGAATGGTTTCATTTCTACAGCTTCAACTTTCCAAGCATCACCTTGATGTCCCTTAATCATCGCCAATTGTTTATCTACAATCCCGACAGCCTTCCTTATGACCGTCAGTATCCCGATGCCATCTCCTTTCATGTGATAGTAGAATTGGATACACATTACTTCAATACTTCCCTCAATGACTGGAGACAGTAACCTTGCTTTTTTTCCAGGTCTGTTCGGAAGCGACGATTCAATATACATATAGTGACCttataaaaaataaaaggtgTGCATTGATTAAAGCCGGATTTAAGGTTTAGTCATCagcagtatagacgaatccaacgagccaagtcatggtcaggatttggtcggccatctttggcttcccgctagcaccaacctggggttttgagcgcccgaatgtgcaaataaaagccgcctaacacctggagaagatgcaaagacgaggagggttaataacaatagaggtaatcctgtcgcatctattcatacatagtccttttgttcatccatttgtacatctatgaatagatgcgacgggattacctgcggaattatctctattgtattattctattaaccctccttgaccttctctaggtgta
Above is a window of Amphiura filiformis chromosome 7, Afil_fr2py, whole genome shotgun sequence DNA encoding:
- the LOC140158042 gene encoding uncharacterized protein, whose protein sequence is MIEKVQRRATKLIPSLRSKEYTQRLKELKLYSLEWRRLRGDLIETFKILNGLEGIQEQTMFTRDENHLRGHSDKLFKPALKKGLNCRSKFFSIRVVNHWNSLPGNVVMAKSVNEFKNKIDTYWQHEFGYGFIKAN